From a region of the Brevibacterium siliguriense genome:
- a CDS encoding helix-turn-helix domain-containing protein, protein MRKDCLITNVQARAAIELFDHGYGYAATATKLDVHKPTLKLLHDRWLVRGTISVMEPHQPRRIPAEQKIATAKRYLDGEHKVELAKELGLASSRPILDWVKEYRDKGEDAFTPRKASGKGKTARMRAIDHGQDPDADPAPSKPDVMAKKTRVEDISLAEYRQLQDRLLRAEAENAYLKKLKALRQNGQL, encoded by the coding sequence ATGCGCAAGGACTGTCTGATCACCAACGTCCAAGCCCGTGCCGCGATCGAACTGTTCGACCACGGCTACGGATACGCTGCGACAGCCACGAAGCTCGACGTCCACAAACCCACACTCAAACTCCTCCACGACCGGTGGTTAGTGCGTGGAACAATATCGGTCATGGAACCCCACCAGCCCCGGCGCATACCAGCAGAGCAGAAGATCGCGACCGCGAAGCGATACCTCGACGGTGAACACAAAGTCGAACTCGCCAAGGAACTCGGCCTGGCATCATCGCGACCGATCCTCGACTGGGTCAAGGAATACCGAGACAAGGGCGAGGACGCTTTCACCCCACGCAAAGCATCGGGGAAGGGCAAAACAGCTCGCATGCGCGCGATCGATCACGGGCAGGACCCGGATGCCGACCCGGCACCGTCGAAGCCGGATGTGATGGCGAAGAAGACTCGGGTCGAGGACATCAGCCTGGCCGAGTACCGGCAGTTACAAGACCGGCTGCTGCGGGCGGAAGCGGAGAACGCGTACTTAAAAAAACTGAAGGCCTTGAGGCAGAACGGGCAGCTGTAA
- a CDS encoding IS3 family transposase, with product MVASLKADYPLSLLLSIAGLARSTFFYHQKRFGQRPDPYVQVRARIREIFTDSNERYGHRKIMTVLVKEGLSIAKKTVLRLMQDMGIKTKVRRKRYNSHRGTVGRVAGNVLNRDFTAEEPNEKWVSDVTEFAVADQKLYLSPVIDLFDTSVVSYSMSTSPNTALTNESLIRACQGLRPGQAPLVHTDQGFQYQHVSWAAILAEYGARPSMSRKGNCWDNAVAENFFGQLKSEMFYLQKFDTVEDLKTAIDEYIHWYNFERISTRLGGLAPMEYRTKTANATEAVTALC from the coding sequence ATTGTTGCCAGTCTCAAGGCGGACTACCCACTGTCACTGCTGCTGAGCATTGCGGGGTTGGCGCGGTCGACGTTTTTCTATCACCAGAAACGCTTCGGTCAGAGACCTGACCCGTATGTGCAGGTGAGGGCCCGGATCCGGGAGATCTTCACCGACAGCAACGAACGCTACGGGCACCGCAAGATTATGACTGTCTTGGTCAAAGAGGGCCTGTCGATTGCGAAGAAGACCGTGCTGCGGTTGATGCAGGACATGGGGATCAAGACCAAGGTGCGCCGGAAGCGGTACAACTCCCACCGCGGCACGGTCGGCCGTGTGGCTGGCAATGTCCTCAACCGGGACTTCACTGCTGAGGAACCGAATGAGAAATGGGTCTCTGACGTCACGGAATTCGCTGTGGCGGATCAGAAACTGTATCTGTCACCGGTCATTGATCTCTTCGATACCAGTGTGGTGTCGTACTCGATGTCGACGTCACCGAACACGGCGTTGACGAACGAGTCACTGATCAGGGCATGCCAGGGGCTTCGGCCGGGTCAGGCACCGTTGGTGCACACGGACCAGGGGTTTCAGTACCAGCACGTGTCGTGGGCGGCGATCTTGGCCGAGTATGGTGCACGCCCGTCGATGTCGCGGAAGGGAAATTGTTGGGATAACGCGGTCGCGGAGAACTTCTTCGGGCAATTGAAGTCTGAAATGTTCTATCTGCAGAAGTTCGACACTGTCGAGGACCTCAAGACCGCGATCGATGAGTACATTCACTGGTATAACTTTGAGAGGATCTCGACACGACTTGGCGGTCTTGCTCCGATGGAGTATCGGACCAAGACCGCCAATGCCACAGAGGCCGTAACCGCTCTATGCTGA
- a CDS encoding deoxyguanosinetriphosphate triphosphohydrolase family protein: MERQRFHTTGGRDRNVAEEARPGEDEFRVDIERIRFSPFFSRLASVTQVIPQAGSGTVIHNRLTHSLKVSAVARSIAITLNNADEATRDTVSRLGGCDPVVVQAAAAAHDLGHPPFGHLGEKELDRVSRTMLRLNDGFEGNAQTFRILTALDSCEATARGLNLTRAIRAAVLKYPWERGEWSGDRASSAARMPRGVGDDVSEGAMKFSAYATEVEEMADVLSAFPAIGKYQQTLECAVMDVADDIAYAVHDLDDFYRSNVLQYTAVSAELGRWLRDHRELAALDSTELDRRRPGHALEAIRRHTREKDPWIASEEAFREAVERVNRDLVEGLLAVPYDGGLEADRAVTGFTRRWIDRLQASIVVDPDPHIRSGHVRLSQEAWHDVVVLKFVHSRFVLERSDLAVYQRGQTRIIASLVEGFHEWLLDPDEATRIPRRLVDSVEAATQEYSDLYARNPAALGEEGAAGIVRRGRARAVVDYVASFTDAQAMSVNALITGASDEPWEAGRGL, encoded by the coding sequence ATGGAACGCCAGAGATTTCACACCACCGGAGGTCGCGATCGCAATGTCGCCGAGGAGGCCCGCCCCGGAGAGGACGAGTTCCGCGTCGATATCGAACGGATCCGGTTCTCCCCGTTCTTCTCCCGCCTGGCCTCGGTCACCCAGGTCATTCCGCAGGCCGGGTCCGGCACCGTCATCCACAACCGGCTGACCCATTCGCTCAAGGTCTCCGCGGTGGCCCGGTCGATCGCTATCACGTTGAACAACGCGGACGAAGCGACCCGGGACACGGTCAGCCGCCTCGGCGGGTGTGATCCTGTTGTCGTGCAGGCGGCCGCGGCCGCCCACGATCTGGGGCACCCACCGTTCGGCCACCTCGGCGAGAAAGAACTCGACCGGGTGTCGCGGACGATGCTGCGCCTCAACGACGGGTTCGAGGGCAACGCTCAGACGTTTCGGATTCTCACCGCCCTCGACAGCTGCGAGGCTACGGCGCGGGGGCTCAACCTCACCCGGGCGATTCGGGCCGCGGTGCTCAAGTATCCGTGGGAGCGCGGGGAATGGTCCGGCGATCGGGCATCGTCGGCGGCACGGATGCCGCGCGGGGTCGGTGATGATGTCAGTGAGGGAGCGATGAAGTTCTCCGCCTACGCCACCGAGGTCGAAGAGATGGCGGACGTCCTCTCGGCGTTCCCGGCGATAGGAAAATATCAGCAGACGCTCGAGTGCGCGGTCATGGACGTCGCCGACGATATTGCCTACGCGGTGCACGACCTGGACGATTTCTATCGGTCGAACGTGCTGCAGTACACGGCTGTGTCCGCCGAGCTCGGTCGTTGGCTGCGCGATCATCGGGAGTTGGCGGCACTCGATTCCACGGAATTGGATCGGCGGCGGCCCGGGCATGCGCTCGAGGCGATCCGGCGGCATACGCGGGAGAAGGACCCGTGGATCGCGTCCGAGGAGGCGTTCCGGGAGGCGGTGGAGCGGGTGAACCGGGATCTCGTCGAGGGACTGCTCGCGGTTCCCTACGACGGGGGACTGGAAGCCGACCGGGCGGTCACGGGGTTCACCCGGCGGTGGATCGACCGATTGCAGGCCTCGATCGTCGTCGACCCGGATCCCCATATCCGCAGCGGTCATGTGCGACTGAGCCAGGAGGCGTGGCACGACGTCGTGGTGCTCAAATTCGTGCATTCGCGATTCGTCCTCGAACGGTCTGACCTGGCCGTGTATCAGCGTGGGCAGACGCGGATCATCGCGTCGCTCGTCGAAGGCTTCCACGAGTGGCTGCTCGATCCGGATGAGGCGACGCGGATTCCCCGGCGACTCGTCGACTCCGTCGAAGCGGCCACGCAGGAGTACTCAGACCTGTACGCGCGTAACCCTGCTGCGTTGGGGGAGGAAGGCGCGGCTGGCATCGTGCGGCGTGGTCGGGCACGTGCAGTGGTCGATTACGTAGCCTCGTTCACCGATGCGCAGGCCATGTCGGTCAATGCATTGATCACCGGCGCCTCCGACGAGCCGTGGGAGGCCGGGCGCGGGCTGTAG